The following coding sequences lie in one Anomaloglossus baeobatrachus isolate aAnoBae1 chromosome 7, aAnoBae1.hap1, whole genome shotgun sequence genomic window:
- the LOC142246382 gene encoding histone H2B 1.1-like translates to MPDPAKSAPAAKKGSKKAVTKTQKKDGKKRRKTRKESYAIYVYKVLKQVHPDTGISSKAMGIMNCFVGDIFERISGEASRLAHYNKRHTITSREIQTAVRLLLPGELAKHAVSEGTKAVTKYTSAK, encoded by the coding sequence ATGCCTGATCCCGCCAAGTCCGCCCCAGCCGCCaagaagggctccaagaaagccgtgaccaagactcagaagaaggacggcaagaagcggaggaagaccaggaaggagagctatgccatctacgtgtacaaggtgctgaagcaggtgcaccccgacaccggcatctcctccaaggccatgggcatcatgaattgcttcgtcggtgacatcttcgagcgcatctcaggggaagcctcccgcctggctcattacaacaagcgccacaccatcacctcccgggagatccagaccgccgtgcgcctgctgctgccgggagagctggccaagcacgccgtgtccgagggcaccaaggccgtcaccaagtacaccagcgccaagtga